A portion of the Parasteatoda tepidariorum isolate YZ-2023 chromosome 5, CAS_Ptep_4.0, whole genome shotgun sequence genome contains these proteins:
- the LOC107443934 gene encoding cationic amino acid transporter 4-like yields the protein MDMSGHLEIVTEAAPVSSAPEEDRRRSSNFSTHMSRTLDGERRRSSDFSTIMSRDPDGDRRCSEFSIRTSDGDRRPSDFSTRMSRRKSIDSSAILDTNLRRCLTTLDITLLAVGQMIGMGVYVIIATVAKNIAGPAIIISFLFSGVASFLSALCYAELGVRYPKSGSAYSYTYLALGELWAFIVGWNMALEYVIGAAATARACSAYIDSLTDGYIKASTINITESINEAFSIEYLDFFAVGLLLLVVIFLSFGVRITSYVNNIFSVISLAVIIVILGVGAYYSDISNWTGPTTEGFMPYGWYGVLGASASCFYAFVGFDCIASAGEETNSPQKAIPRATMISMAIATVSYVGVSIVLTLMVNYKDLSGDSGLPDAFGMRGIYWAKYLVVTGAICGMATAIVSIIFAMTRVVYGMAEDGLLLTFCSKISPRTKTPLPAMYIFVSLSGILTLILNINSLIEIMSIGALIAYLVVSISVIVLRYKPPMILKTATRELDTITEDKRMSFTEETDPAGRLKEIYRVMYIFRFFPPRMAQKAIIAFVIFTFCLCGFTRGCLKWIFGGQVWALFVFVCLLLCVILSLLIIVMHHQSNTELRYKVPLFPLVPALSIILNAILIVNLQLITWVRLLVWMVVGLALYFTYGMEHSKLDQAMQTLRSWVPNQANLPGRSNFTKRARNQPRPSQEGLFDNPLPETIIKE from the exons aggCGGCCCCAGTGTCTAGCGCTCCAGAAGAAGACAGGCGACgatcttctaatttttcaacTCACATGTCAAGAACTCTAGATGGGGAACGACGACGATCCTCtgatttttcaactattatgtCTAGAGATCCAGATGGTGACAGAAGATGCTCTGAATTTTCAATTAGAACTTCAGATGGGGACAGAAGACCATCTGATTTTTCAACTCGCATGTCAAGAAGAAAGAGCATAGATTCATCAGCTATTTTGGATACGAACTTGCGACGATGCTTAACAACTCTCGACATCACCTTATTAGCCGTGGGACAAATGATAGGAATGGGTGTTTACGTCATCATAGCTACAGTTGCCAAAAATATTGCAGGCCCTGCcatcattatttcatttctatttagTGGTGTGGCATCATTTCTAAGCGCTCTTTGTTATGCTGAACTTGGTGTTAGATATCCAAAATCTGGTTCCGCGTACTCTTATACGTATTTGGCGCTTGGCGAACTATGGGCTTTTATTGTCGGCTGGAACATGGCACTCGAATATGTCATTGGTGCCGCTGCAACAGCTAGAGCTTGCAGTGCTTACATAGATTCCTTAACGGATGGTTATATTAAAGCTTCAACCATTAATATAACAGAATCTATAAATGAGGCATTTTCGATTGAATACTTAGACTTTTTTGCTGTAGGTCTATTATTACTGGTCGTGATATTTCTTTCGTTTGGTGTTAGAATAACTTCCTatgtaaataacatattttcagTCATAAGTCTTGCTGTTATTATTGTCATTCTCGGAGTAGGTGCATATTATTCAGACATTAGTAACTGGACCGGACCAACTACAGAGGGATTTATGCCGTATGGATGGTACGGAGTTCTGGGAGCATCTGCTTCCTGTTTTTATGCTTTTGTGGGATTCGACTGCATAGCATCAGCTGGGGAAGAAACCAACTCACCCCAAAAAGCAATACCTAGAGCTACAATGATATCAATGGCTATAGCGACTGTTAGTTATGTGGGTGTCTCCATAGTGTTAACTCTAATGGTTAATTACAAAGATTTATCTGGTGATTCCGGACTCCCAGATGCTTTTGGCATGCGTGGAATTTATTGGGCAAAGTATTTGGTTGTTACAGGCGCAATTTGTGGTATGGCAACAGCAATAGTTAGCATAATATTTGCTATGACACGTGTCGTTTATGGCATGGCTGAAGATGGTTTATTGCTaacattttgttctaaaattagcCCCAGAACAAAGACACCTCTTCCTGCCATGTACATATTTGTCTCTCTATCTGGAATTTtgacattgattttaaatatcaattctttGATCGAAATAATGTCGATTGGTGCTCTTATTGCTTACCTTGTTGTGAGTATATCAGTCATTGTCTTGAGATATAAGCCacctatgattttaaaaactgctacGCGGGAATTAGACACAATTACTGAAGATAAAAGAATGTCTTTCACAGAAGAGACAGATCCTGCGGGTAGATTGAAGGAAATATATCGcgttatgtatatttttaggtttttcCCACCGCGCATGGCGCAAAAAGCGATAATTGCATTCGTAATATTTACTTTCTGCCTTTGTGGCTTCACAAGAGGATGTCTAAAGTGGATTTTTGGTGGTCAAGTATGGGCtctttttgttttcgtttgttTACTTTTGTGCGTTATATTGTCTTTGCTTATCATCGTCATGCATCATCAGTCAAATACAGAACTCAGATACAAA GTACCATTGTTTCCATTAGTACCTGCTTTAAGTATTATTCTAAATGCCATTTTGATAGTTAATTTGCAGTTAATTACATGGGTGAGGCTTCTGGTTTGGATGGTAGTTG GTCTTGCACTTTATTTCACGTATGGCATGGAACACAGCAAACTAGATCAAGCGATGCAAACATTGAGATCTTGGGTACCAAATCAAGCGAATCTCCCAGGCCGgtctaattttaccaaaagagCAAGAAATCAACCAAGACCTTCTCAAGAAGGTCTTTTCGATAATCCCTTACCAGAAAccataattaaagaataa